One window of Chionomys nivalis chromosome 10, mChiNiv1.1, whole genome shotgun sequence genomic DNA carries:
- the Hif1a gene encoding hypoxia-inducible factor 1-alpha isoform X1: MEGAGGENEKKNRMSSERRKEKSRDAARSRRSKESEVFYELAHQLPLPHNVSSHLDKASVMRLTISYLRVRKLLDAGDLDIEDEMKAQMNCFYLKALDGFVMVLTDDGDMIYISDNVNKYMGLTQFELTGHSVFDFTHPCDHEEMREMLTHRNGPVKKGKEQNTQRSFFLRMKCTLTSRGRTMNIKSATWKVLHCTGHIHVYDTNSNQSQCGYKKPPMTCLVLICEPIPHPSNIEIPLDSKTFLSRHSLDMKFSYCDERITELMGYEPEELLGRSIYEYYHALDSDHLTKTHHDMFTKGQVTTGQYRMLAKRGGYVWVETQATVIYNTKNSQPQCIVCVNYVVSGIIQHDLIFSLQQTECVLKPVESSDMKMTQLFTKVESEDTSCLFDKLKKEPDALTLLAPAAGDTIISLDFGSDDTETEDQQLEDVPLYNDVMFPSSNEKLTNINLAMSPLPASETPKPLRSSADPALNQELALKLEPSPESLELSFTMPQIQDQPASPSDGSTRQSSPEPNSPSEYCFDVDSDMVNVFKLELVEKLFAEDTEAKNPFSTQDTDLDLEMLAPYIPMDDDFQLRSFDQLSPLESSSSSPPSVSTVTVFQPTQLQKPTITAAATTTATNTATTTDELKTVTKDNIEDIKILIASPSSAHVPQETTAATASAYSAPHSRTASPDRAGKRVREQAEKAHPRSPNVSVTLSQRNTVTEEDLNPKIIALQNAQRKRKMEHDGSLFQASGIGTLLQQPGDRAPTTSLSWKRVKGCKSSEQNGMQQKTIILIPSDLACRLLGQSMDESGLPQLTSYDCEVNAPVQGSRNLLQGEELLRALDQVN, from the exons taGGATGAGTTCTGAACGTCGAAAAGAAAAGTCCAGAGATGCAGCAAGATCTCGGCGAAGCAAAGAGTCGGAAGTTTTTTATGAGCTTGCTCATCAGCTGCCACTTCCCCACAATGTGAGCTCCCATCTTGATAAAGCTTCTGTTATGAGGCTCACCATCAGTTACTTACGTGTGAGGAAGCTTCTGGATGCTG GCGATCTGGACATTGAAGATGAAATGAAAGCACAGATGAACTGCTTTTATTTGAAAGCCCTGGATGGCTTTGTTATGGTGCTAACAGATGATGGTGACATGATTTACATCTCTGATAACGTGAACAAATACATGGGGTTAACTCAG TTTGAACTAACTGGACACAGTGTGTTTGATTTTACTCATCCATGTGACCATGAGGAAATGAGAGAAATGCTTACACACAGAAATG GCCCAGTGAAAAAAGGTAAAGAACAAAACACACAGCGAAGCTTTTTTCTCAGAATGAAATGCACCCTAACTAGCCGGGGGAGAACAATGAACATAAAGTCTGCAACGTGGAAG GTGCTTCACTGCACAGGCCATATTCATGTATATGACACCAACAGTAACCAATCTCAGTGTGGGTACAAGAAACCACCCATGACATGCTTGGTGCTGATTTGTGAACCCATTCCTCATCCATCAAATATTGAGATTCCTTTAGATAGCAAGACTTTTCTCAGTCGACACAGCCTGGATATGAAATTTTCTTACTGTGATGAAAG aattaCTGAACTGATGGGTTATGAGCCAGAAGAACTTTTGGGCCGCTCAATTTATGAATATTATCATGCTTTGGACTCTGATCATCTGACAAAAACTCATCACGATA TGTTTACAAAAGGACAAGTCACCACAGGACAGTACAGGATGCTTGCCAAAAGAGGTGGCTATGTCTGGGTTGAAACTCAAGCGACTGTCATATATAATACGAAGAACTCTCAGCCAcagtgcattgtgtgtgtgaacTACGTTGTGAG TGGTATTATTCAGCACGACTTGATTTTCTCCCTTCAACAAACAGAATGTGTCCTCAAACCAGTTGAATCTTCAGATATGAAAATGACTCAGCTGTTCACCAAAGTTGAATCAGAGGATACAAGCTGCCTTTTTGATAAGCTTAAGAAAGAACCTGATGCTCTAACTCTGCTGGCCCCAGCTGCTGGGGACACGATTATATCTCTGGATTTTGGCAGTGATG ACACAGAAACTGAAGACCAACAACTTGAAGATGTCCCATTATATAATGATGTAATGTTCCCCTCTTCTaatgaaaaattaacaaatataaatCTGGCAATGTCTCCATTACCTGCTTCTGAAACTCCAAAGCCACTTCGAAGTAGTGCTGATCCTGCACTAAATCAAGAGTTGGCATTAAAGTTAGAGCCAAGTCCAGAGTCACTGGAACTCTCCTTTACGATGCCCCAGATTCAAGATCAGCCAGCCAGTCCTTCTGATGGAAGCACTAGACAGAGTTCACCTGAG CCTAACAGTCCCAGTGAATATTGTTTTGATGTGGATAGCGATATGGTCAATGTCTTCAAGTTGGAACTGGTGGAAAAACTGTTTGCCGAAGACACAGAAGCAAAGAACCCATTTTCAACTCAG GACACCGATTTAGACTTGGAGATGCTGGCCCCCTATATCCCGATGGATGATGATTTCCAGCTGCGGTCCTTTGACCAGTTGTCGCCATTAGAGAGCAGTTCTTCAAGCCCTCCAAGTGTGAGCACAGTGACAGTGTTCCAGCCGACCCAGCTGCAGAAACCTACCATCACTGCCGCTGCCACCACAACCGCCACCaacactgccaccaccactgaTGAATTAAAAACAGTGACGAAGGACAATATAGAAGACATTAAAATACTGATTGCATCTCCATCATCTGCCCATGTACCTCAAGAAACGACAGCTGCTACAGCATCAGCATACAGTGCTCCTCACAGTCGGACAGCCTCACCAGACAGAGCAggaaagagagtcagagaacagGCAGAGAAAGCTCACCCAAGGAGCCCTAATGTGTCTGTCACTTTGAGTCAGAG aaatacTGTTACTGAGGAAGACTTAAACCCAAAGATAATAGCTTTGCAGAATGCCCAGAGGAAGCGAAAAATGGAACATGATGGCTCCCTTTTCCAAGCATCAGGAATT GGAACATTATTGCAGCAGCCAGGTGACCGTGCTCCTACTACGTCACTTTCTTGGAAACGTGTGAAAGGATGTAAATCTAGTGAACAGAATGGGATGCAGCAAAAGACAATTATTTTAATACCCTCTG acttaGCATGTAGACTGCTGGGGCAATCAATGGATGAGAGTGGATTACCACAACTGACCAGTTATGATTGTGAAGTTAATGCTCCCGTACAAGGCAGCAGAAACCTACTGCAGGGTGAAGAACTCCTCAGAGCTCTGGATCAAGTTAACTGA
- the Hif1a gene encoding hypoxia-inducible factor 1-alpha isoform X3 gives MSSERRKEKSRDAARSRRSKESEVFYELAHQLPLPHNVSSHLDKASVMRLTISYLRVRKLLDAGDLDIEDEMKAQMNCFYLKALDGFVMVLTDDGDMIYISDNVNKYMGLTQFELTGHSVFDFTHPCDHEEMREMLTHRNGPVKKGKEQNTQRSFFLRMKCTLTSRGRTMNIKSATWKVLHCTGHIHVYDTNSNQSQCGYKKPPMTCLVLICEPIPHPSNIEIPLDSKTFLSRHSLDMKFSYCDERITELMGYEPEELLGRSIYEYYHALDSDHLTKTHHDMFTKGQVTTGQYRMLAKRGGYVWVETQATVIYNTKNSQPQCIVCVNYVVSGIIQHDLIFSLQQTECVLKPVESSDMKMTQLFTKVESEDTSCLFDKLKKEPDALTLLAPAAGDTIISLDFGSDDTETEDQQLEDVPLYNDVMFPSSNEKLTNINLAMSPLPASETPKPLRSSADPALNQELALKLEPSPESLELSFTMPQIQDQPASPSDGSTRQSSPEPNSPSEYCFDVDSDMVNVFKLELVEKLFAEDTEAKNPFSTQDTDLDLEMLAPYIPMDDDFQLRSFDQLSPLESSSSSPPSVSTVTVFQPTQLQKPTITAAATTTATNTATTTDELKTVTKDNIEDIKILIASPSSAHVPQETTAATASAYSAPHSRTASPDRAGKRVREQAEKAHPRSPNVSVTLSQRNTVTEEDLNPKIIALQNAQRKRKMEHDGSLFQASGIGTLLQQPGDRAPTTSLSWKRVKGCKSSEQNGMQQKTIILIPSDLACRLLGQSMDESGLPQLTSYDCEVNAPVQGSRNLLQGEELLRALDQVN, from the exons ATGAGTTCTGAACGTCGAAAAGAAAAGTCCAGAGATGCAGCAAGATCTCGGCGAAGCAAAGAGTCGGAAGTTTTTTATGAGCTTGCTCATCAGCTGCCACTTCCCCACAATGTGAGCTCCCATCTTGATAAAGCTTCTGTTATGAGGCTCACCATCAGTTACTTACGTGTGAGGAAGCTTCTGGATGCTG GCGATCTGGACATTGAAGATGAAATGAAAGCACAGATGAACTGCTTTTATTTGAAAGCCCTGGATGGCTTTGTTATGGTGCTAACAGATGATGGTGACATGATTTACATCTCTGATAACGTGAACAAATACATGGGGTTAACTCAG TTTGAACTAACTGGACACAGTGTGTTTGATTTTACTCATCCATGTGACCATGAGGAAATGAGAGAAATGCTTACACACAGAAATG GCCCAGTGAAAAAAGGTAAAGAACAAAACACACAGCGAAGCTTTTTTCTCAGAATGAAATGCACCCTAACTAGCCGGGGGAGAACAATGAACATAAAGTCTGCAACGTGGAAG GTGCTTCACTGCACAGGCCATATTCATGTATATGACACCAACAGTAACCAATCTCAGTGTGGGTACAAGAAACCACCCATGACATGCTTGGTGCTGATTTGTGAACCCATTCCTCATCCATCAAATATTGAGATTCCTTTAGATAGCAAGACTTTTCTCAGTCGACACAGCCTGGATATGAAATTTTCTTACTGTGATGAAAG aattaCTGAACTGATGGGTTATGAGCCAGAAGAACTTTTGGGCCGCTCAATTTATGAATATTATCATGCTTTGGACTCTGATCATCTGACAAAAACTCATCACGATA TGTTTACAAAAGGACAAGTCACCACAGGACAGTACAGGATGCTTGCCAAAAGAGGTGGCTATGTCTGGGTTGAAACTCAAGCGACTGTCATATATAATACGAAGAACTCTCAGCCAcagtgcattgtgtgtgtgaacTACGTTGTGAG TGGTATTATTCAGCACGACTTGATTTTCTCCCTTCAACAAACAGAATGTGTCCTCAAACCAGTTGAATCTTCAGATATGAAAATGACTCAGCTGTTCACCAAAGTTGAATCAGAGGATACAAGCTGCCTTTTTGATAAGCTTAAGAAAGAACCTGATGCTCTAACTCTGCTGGCCCCAGCTGCTGGGGACACGATTATATCTCTGGATTTTGGCAGTGATG ACACAGAAACTGAAGACCAACAACTTGAAGATGTCCCATTATATAATGATGTAATGTTCCCCTCTTCTaatgaaaaattaacaaatataaatCTGGCAATGTCTCCATTACCTGCTTCTGAAACTCCAAAGCCACTTCGAAGTAGTGCTGATCCTGCACTAAATCAAGAGTTGGCATTAAAGTTAGAGCCAAGTCCAGAGTCACTGGAACTCTCCTTTACGATGCCCCAGATTCAAGATCAGCCAGCCAGTCCTTCTGATGGAAGCACTAGACAGAGTTCACCTGAG CCTAACAGTCCCAGTGAATATTGTTTTGATGTGGATAGCGATATGGTCAATGTCTTCAAGTTGGAACTGGTGGAAAAACTGTTTGCCGAAGACACAGAAGCAAAGAACCCATTTTCAACTCAG GACACCGATTTAGACTTGGAGATGCTGGCCCCCTATATCCCGATGGATGATGATTTCCAGCTGCGGTCCTTTGACCAGTTGTCGCCATTAGAGAGCAGTTCTTCAAGCCCTCCAAGTGTGAGCACAGTGACAGTGTTCCAGCCGACCCAGCTGCAGAAACCTACCATCACTGCCGCTGCCACCACAACCGCCACCaacactgccaccaccactgaTGAATTAAAAACAGTGACGAAGGACAATATAGAAGACATTAAAATACTGATTGCATCTCCATCATCTGCCCATGTACCTCAAGAAACGACAGCTGCTACAGCATCAGCATACAGTGCTCCTCACAGTCGGACAGCCTCACCAGACAGAGCAggaaagagagtcagagaacagGCAGAGAAAGCTCACCCAAGGAGCCCTAATGTGTCTGTCACTTTGAGTCAGAG aaatacTGTTACTGAGGAAGACTTAAACCCAAAGATAATAGCTTTGCAGAATGCCCAGAGGAAGCGAAAAATGGAACATGATGGCTCCCTTTTCCAAGCATCAGGAATT GGAACATTATTGCAGCAGCCAGGTGACCGTGCTCCTACTACGTCACTTTCTTGGAAACGTGTGAAAGGATGTAAATCTAGTGAACAGAATGGGATGCAGCAAAAGACAATTATTTTAATACCCTCTG acttaGCATGTAGACTGCTGGGGCAATCAATGGATGAGAGTGGATTACCACAACTGACCAGTTATGATTGTGAAGTTAATGCTCCCGTACAAGGCAGCAGAAACCTACTGCAGGGTGAAGAACTCCTCAGAGCTCTGGATCAAGTTAACTGA
- the Hif1a gene encoding hypoxia-inducible factor 1-alpha isoform X2 has protein sequence MEGAGGENEKKKMSSERRKEKSRDAARSRRSKESEVFYELAHQLPLPHNVSSHLDKASVMRLTISYLRVRKLLDAGDLDIEDEMKAQMNCFYLKALDGFVMVLTDDGDMIYISDNVNKYMGLTQFELTGHSVFDFTHPCDHEEMREMLTHRNGPVKKGKEQNTQRSFFLRMKCTLTSRGRTMNIKSATWKVLHCTGHIHVYDTNSNQSQCGYKKPPMTCLVLICEPIPHPSNIEIPLDSKTFLSRHSLDMKFSYCDERITELMGYEPEELLGRSIYEYYHALDSDHLTKTHHDMFTKGQVTTGQYRMLAKRGGYVWVETQATVIYNTKNSQPQCIVCVNYVVSGIIQHDLIFSLQQTECVLKPVESSDMKMTQLFTKVESEDTSCLFDKLKKEPDALTLLAPAAGDTIISLDFGSDDTETEDQQLEDVPLYNDVMFPSSNEKLTNINLAMSPLPASETPKPLRSSADPALNQELALKLEPSPESLELSFTMPQIQDQPASPSDGSTRQSSPEPNSPSEYCFDVDSDMVNVFKLELVEKLFAEDTEAKNPFSTQDTDLDLEMLAPYIPMDDDFQLRSFDQLSPLESSSSSPPSVSTVTVFQPTQLQKPTITAAATTTATNTATTTDELKTVTKDNIEDIKILIASPSSAHVPQETTAATASAYSAPHSRTASPDRAGKRVREQAEKAHPRSPNVSVTLSQRNTVTEEDLNPKIIALQNAQRKRKMEHDGSLFQASGIGTLLQQPGDRAPTTSLSWKRVKGCKSSEQNGMQQKTIILIPSDLACRLLGQSMDESGLPQLTSYDCEVNAPVQGSRNLLQGEELLRALDQVN, from the exons GATGAGTTCTGAACGTCGAAAAGAAAAGTCCAGAGATGCAGCAAGATCTCGGCGAAGCAAAGAGTCGGAAGTTTTTTATGAGCTTGCTCATCAGCTGCCACTTCCCCACAATGTGAGCTCCCATCTTGATAAAGCTTCTGTTATGAGGCTCACCATCAGTTACTTACGTGTGAGGAAGCTTCTGGATGCTG GCGATCTGGACATTGAAGATGAAATGAAAGCACAGATGAACTGCTTTTATTTGAAAGCCCTGGATGGCTTTGTTATGGTGCTAACAGATGATGGTGACATGATTTACATCTCTGATAACGTGAACAAATACATGGGGTTAACTCAG TTTGAACTAACTGGACACAGTGTGTTTGATTTTACTCATCCATGTGACCATGAGGAAATGAGAGAAATGCTTACACACAGAAATG GCCCAGTGAAAAAAGGTAAAGAACAAAACACACAGCGAAGCTTTTTTCTCAGAATGAAATGCACCCTAACTAGCCGGGGGAGAACAATGAACATAAAGTCTGCAACGTGGAAG GTGCTTCACTGCACAGGCCATATTCATGTATATGACACCAACAGTAACCAATCTCAGTGTGGGTACAAGAAACCACCCATGACATGCTTGGTGCTGATTTGTGAACCCATTCCTCATCCATCAAATATTGAGATTCCTTTAGATAGCAAGACTTTTCTCAGTCGACACAGCCTGGATATGAAATTTTCTTACTGTGATGAAAG aattaCTGAACTGATGGGTTATGAGCCAGAAGAACTTTTGGGCCGCTCAATTTATGAATATTATCATGCTTTGGACTCTGATCATCTGACAAAAACTCATCACGATA TGTTTACAAAAGGACAAGTCACCACAGGACAGTACAGGATGCTTGCCAAAAGAGGTGGCTATGTCTGGGTTGAAACTCAAGCGACTGTCATATATAATACGAAGAACTCTCAGCCAcagtgcattgtgtgtgtgaacTACGTTGTGAG TGGTATTATTCAGCACGACTTGATTTTCTCCCTTCAACAAACAGAATGTGTCCTCAAACCAGTTGAATCTTCAGATATGAAAATGACTCAGCTGTTCACCAAAGTTGAATCAGAGGATACAAGCTGCCTTTTTGATAAGCTTAAGAAAGAACCTGATGCTCTAACTCTGCTGGCCCCAGCTGCTGGGGACACGATTATATCTCTGGATTTTGGCAGTGATG ACACAGAAACTGAAGACCAACAACTTGAAGATGTCCCATTATATAATGATGTAATGTTCCCCTCTTCTaatgaaaaattaacaaatataaatCTGGCAATGTCTCCATTACCTGCTTCTGAAACTCCAAAGCCACTTCGAAGTAGTGCTGATCCTGCACTAAATCAAGAGTTGGCATTAAAGTTAGAGCCAAGTCCAGAGTCACTGGAACTCTCCTTTACGATGCCCCAGATTCAAGATCAGCCAGCCAGTCCTTCTGATGGAAGCACTAGACAGAGTTCACCTGAG CCTAACAGTCCCAGTGAATATTGTTTTGATGTGGATAGCGATATGGTCAATGTCTTCAAGTTGGAACTGGTGGAAAAACTGTTTGCCGAAGACACAGAAGCAAAGAACCCATTTTCAACTCAG GACACCGATTTAGACTTGGAGATGCTGGCCCCCTATATCCCGATGGATGATGATTTCCAGCTGCGGTCCTTTGACCAGTTGTCGCCATTAGAGAGCAGTTCTTCAAGCCCTCCAAGTGTGAGCACAGTGACAGTGTTCCAGCCGACCCAGCTGCAGAAACCTACCATCACTGCCGCTGCCACCACAACCGCCACCaacactgccaccaccactgaTGAATTAAAAACAGTGACGAAGGACAATATAGAAGACATTAAAATACTGATTGCATCTCCATCATCTGCCCATGTACCTCAAGAAACGACAGCTGCTACAGCATCAGCATACAGTGCTCCTCACAGTCGGACAGCCTCACCAGACAGAGCAggaaagagagtcagagaacagGCAGAGAAAGCTCACCCAAGGAGCCCTAATGTGTCTGTCACTTTGAGTCAGAG aaatacTGTTACTGAGGAAGACTTAAACCCAAAGATAATAGCTTTGCAGAATGCCCAGAGGAAGCGAAAAATGGAACATGATGGCTCCCTTTTCCAAGCATCAGGAATT GGAACATTATTGCAGCAGCCAGGTGACCGTGCTCCTACTACGTCACTTTCTTGGAAACGTGTGAAAGGATGTAAATCTAGTGAACAGAATGGGATGCAGCAAAAGACAATTATTTTAATACCCTCTG acttaGCATGTAGACTGCTGGGGCAATCAATGGATGAGAGTGGATTACCACAACTGACCAGTTATGATTGTGAAGTTAATGCTCCCGTACAAGGCAGCAGAAACCTACTGCAGGGTGAAGAACTCCTCAGAGCTCTGGATCAAGTTAACTGA